DNA sequence from the Vicia villosa cultivar HV-30 ecotype Madison, WI linkage group LG3, Vvil1.0, whole genome shotgun sequence genome:
ACCTTTTCGTTTTGCCGCCTTTTGTCCCATTGGACGCTCCATTGGAGATGATGAGTTAAACTCATAACTTGAAGGTGTCTCTGAGTTTGGCGATGTCGTGTATGCACCGCTAACAAAATTCTttgttctctttgaagaattttcAATGGATGCTCCCATCCatttaggttcatcttttaaAAGTCGCCATGCATACTCAAGATTGAATGGTGCACCTTCATCTTGTTCAAAAAAAGCATGTGCATTGACTAAGATATCTTTCTCTGATGCCCCACTTTTTTTTTCACGAACAGCTTGTTTGTAACACCCAACAAATTTTTGAACAAGGCCATTTATTCGATGCCATCGAGATTTTAATTGGCCTTGTAGCTTTTCTCGTGACTGCCCACGATATTGGTTATAATTATCGGTGATTCTTAACCAAAAGCTATCGACTTTTTGATCAACTCCCACaattggatcctttgaaatattgAGCCATGATTGCATAAGAAGTGTATCCTCTTCCCTTGTGAATACCTCTCGAGGTTTTTTTTAACAGAACGCCTTTGTTCTTTTTCAACTGTAATATTTTCAATACCAACTTGAGTTGAAAATTGTGGAACTTGGCGTTCAGACATAAACCCATTTGGTGTTTCGGGTTCATGATGAGAAAAATTCATCCCATGAGTATTTATCGGtggtctaaaataaatatttgggtTGTTTGGTGGCGGAAAAAATACGGTAGAGTTTGTTGACGGCGAGGGAAATTGAGAATTTTGAGGATTAaaattttgctgattttgcatgaGATGGAACATACATTGTTGAAAATTATATTGATTAGGGTCCATTTGACCttaacaataataatttgaacaaagaagatgaaaaatttggtaaaatatatgatcaatTGAAGGCTAATAAGATGAAATTGTGAgagaaaaatttaaaatactaGGAGTAAGGAATAAATTTGTGTGATAAAATTTGACTAACatttgcttctatttataaccaaataaattattaaaataaaaaaaaataaaaacagcaAAAGAGCCGTTGATAgcacattattaaaaaaaaaaaagcaagagAGCCGTTGAACCTGAATAGCACATTTttcaatatatattaatattttaattaaaataaccgTTGCACTGCATTTGTACCTATGCATGCGTGGCAGAACTTTATTTTTTCCATTTCCTTCCACCTGGCGTACGAAACGGAAAATACCAGCCGCTGGAGATGGCCTTAGTACAATGCTAATAATTCTAATTTCTAAAGTATCTCTCATTTAATtctcatttaattttttattgggaAAAGCTAAGATTGCCTCAAGAGGacaagataaaaaaatatttatagaaatattttcttgatACGCGTGTATTTAACGTATcgaaattttaaatatgattttattttatttaattatatttagttTTTTCTGATTATAGTATCCTCAACATGTGTTCTAGTTAGCAtgaccattttttttatttatttttaacattatataaaaattttCAACTTTTTCATCAAATTTATAAAACTTGCGTTCAACTTTTtctacaaataattttaaaataatattaagttCCTATTGTATTTTGTACCTCCcaaataaataaaagatgaaCATTTATTATCAGCAaaaatatttattcttttaaaGAAAAACTTGTAATTTATATATTCATACATATATTACTAAATTTTACCTATAGCGATTGAATTATAAATTAGTAATTACTAATTTatacatatttaatttaattactactccattattattataataattgtttcattttcactttttttatttttcaaaataaatatttctttaaaatatcaatactacatttattttattttttatattcttatttattaatttttacgtttttcaactactccacaacctataataaatatattttaataaatgaaactaatattattattaaaactaattaatacatttaatttttttttaagaaccaCGCCGAGCTCAAATGAAACACAGGGAGTAACATTTATCATTTCAATTATCACACTCTTccaatttttgttttgattttttatttatgtttatttaagTTATGACAAATAcaacacaataaaaaaaaaacatttctaaaattctcaaaatttgatCGAATACTTACTTATGATTCATTCATTTAATGTCATGTCACTTTTTACTTatacattatttttaaaaattaaaatagattttctttaaaaatattaccTAAAATATTTTTACTTATACCGAAGagtactttatatatatatatatatatatatatatatatatatatatatatatatatatatatatatatatatatatatatatatatatatatatataaaacacctTTTTAATAACATCCTCGATGCTAGTCAGGTGAGGTAGCATATGTTAGGAAGTATGTTTGTTATCAGTGTACTTTGTGCTCTATTTTTTGGCTACCTTCTCATTTGCTAAGGTGTCCTTTATAAAGTCTGTGTTTGTAACCTTAGGACCATAATGAGCCGCCTCTTCGTTTCTCATGCTTAAATGCTTGAGATAATGTTTGTTGTCACCATAACTGTTGTCAATCATGTTATATAATGACTCCTCCATAAATCTCGTAATCTTCATGCAACCATGGAACTGCCCCTAAACATTTATGTTGGGCTACGAACTCGAATATCCGACGTCTTCCAAGGAACAAGCTACATAAGCGTGGCTCCGAGATCTTGACGCCTGACCTATACTAAATGAATATATCTTGGTTTCTACACGACCATGACAGACAGGCGTCAACCCAGTTTTTGGTTAAGATCATTCCCGCACTTCCGGTTTCACTATCTCGGTGAAGATGGAAATTCTGGGATGTACATAAGCCCCTCGAGCATAAAGCCTAAAAGGATGAAGTGTTCGGACAAAGAATCTCATAATACAAATTGTTTGCGGTCTTAACCCGACCTTGATCCATCCAAACACCGCCCATAGGCTCCGACTTGATGACGCGTGATGGCGTGTTTGATTAATAATGGTTGTGAATATCTCACAATATTTCTTCTCTCTCTTTGCGATGATGAGTTTTTATGGGGAAACTAATGTTATTATGACCATGAATCGTTTCAACTTCACCTAGTAGTACCAAACCCTAATTAGATAAAACCTCAACTCTTCCTTCCTTTTTCTTCATTCCTGAGTTTTTATCATCATTTCCTTGAAGTTTCTCTTAAAGTCATACGCCTTTACCAGTTGATTTGCAAATCACTTAAGGTATTATCATTCTTTCACCTTACTTTTTACTTAATTTTTTAGAATGCCAAGAGAGGAAAGAGCTTTGGGATTTATGCATGAAAGAATGCAAAGACCATTTGGGGCAAGCTGAATTTGATCAGATTATTAAGAAAGTTTATGGCGatattttttcatcttttagcGAAACTGATTTAGAATCTTCATCCTTAGGTTCTGTAGAAATGGTGATGAAGATGACTGGATCCTCTATAGACCAAGAAGTTTTAAGTCGTGATCATAGCACAATCGATGCCAAACACATTTCTAAACTTCGATCTGAGAAGAAGatctcactactacaaaaaaggaATATCATGATGATTGGAAAAAGGATACCACAACGGATGACCAACCGTTGTGAGGTAAGGGGTGATTGTATGTATGATGTTTTCTACCGTGATTATATTTCAAGTAGCTCGCTACCTATCACAACGGTTATTCCAAATAACCATTgtgatattatttaataaaaaactttTAACAATGACTTTTCTAACCAAACGTTGTGGTATATAtactaaatttattataaattatgtgaAATGTTTATTTTACAAATACTTACTAAACATATAATCTTTCATTTTGATCTATAACATTATAATATGTGAGGAAGGACAGAGCTGACTAGgagaaaattgaaaaatacaaCGCCAATTGAAACATTGATGGTGTGATAATGGTCTTAGTTCAATATTTCTTCCTTTAGGATGTTAGTTGACATATAGATAAAACAAAGTCCTGGTGAAACAACggtttggtttggagagaaacAAAGCAAAACTCATCTAAAAAAATGTTGCCCGAGCCATGATtacaaaagtaaaataaaaatgatatactAAATGTGCCCTAAAAATCAGCAAATGAAATACATTCACTGCAAATAAAAACGGTAGTAATCATGCTCTTAAACTACAAGTAATGAATAACACTTTGTAAATTACTAATTGGTTCACaccaaaaaaattatgaaaatacaCCATGAaattgtaaatacagttttggaataaatttcatgcaaaatattaggggtggcaaaacggaccgCCCATCTCGTCCTGCTTCGCCTGCCTTAAGTTCATAAAAAAAAGAACAGGGCGGACAAGCCCGGCCAAGTATAAATGAGCATAAAAATCAAGTCCGTCCACCAAAATGACGGGTTGACAGATGACGGACTTGCtcgcctatttatttatttattttcattttttaaatagattaaaaaaaatttacctttttcaattattttttagaacaattttttataaagcatcttttaaacaaattttacttaacaAAGTGttgcatatatttataaataaatgtataaaataaatccatcaagaattggaattaagggtgttcgcggtgcggtttgggcggtttgaCGAAAAAattatccgaaccgcaagagaaaaaatcatgCAGTTTGATTTGATTCATAAACACACATATAGATggcaacataactttgtatttagacatttatACACTATCAATTAATAACAAAACTCGTAATATTTTGACagcaactttccatttaatatgtaagaattaaattagacaaagtggaataataaacataaaataatagcataaaacaatataaaaattattataatgaaacaaaaaatagaagagacgagagaatagtgaagatgaaaaagaaaaaacaaaagagttgagagattgaagaagaatatgtgtgataaaaacgaaactaaaatatggaacatttgcataaaaatgagaaggtgaaaaagaaagtatATAAGAGAATAAAGattagaaaagaaaaggaaagatgtatatggcaaagaaggcgcgataatgctgttagagatttgagaagatcgagactgaaatcatgtgtaaggatatgaaaattgttcgtaatcataaggctaagatataataggtttaagtttgggttggacgtgagttaagtaaaagttaggttgtaacataatgcggtttgattcggcttggttcggtttacaaaatacaaaccacaaactgaaccgaaccgtgcagttttgttaaaagatgacccaaacaaatccaaaacaaatgcgttttttttgcaatttcggtttgatttggtttgcggttttctattgggttcatttggttttgaacacccctaattgaaattaatagaattaactaaaaagagACGGGCTTAAGGCGAGACAAGTTGAATGAATAAGTGAGACAGGCTTTGATcaggcggcgggttttggcgagacGAATTTTAGTGGACGGCAGACCCAAAATTCCAATCTAACCCGCCATTTTATAGTGGGTGCGCGGGCCACGACCCATTTTTTCACCCCTAGGCAAAACATTGATCCTGATATTCATAAACAAcgggaaattaaaaaaataaacataaaatatcaAGTTTAGAAAGAATCACGATGCATTAGAAacttataaataattatatttctaaGTAGGGATGGAAATAGGGTGGGtcgaattaggcttggaaaaacCTAAGCATGATCTGTCACAAATAtcaaagcctaagcctgacctataGTTTGTCGTAAActtatttttaggcctgagcctAGTCTTTTCAAAGGTCTGGTTAGCctattagcctacataaaagtct
Encoded proteins:
- the LOC131661820 gene encoding glutathione S-transferase T2-like — encoded protein: MDPNQYNFQQCMFHLMQNQQNFNPQNSQFPSPSTNSTVFFPPPNNPNIYFRPPINTHGMNFSHHEPETPNGFMSERQVPQFSTQVGIENITVEKEQRHPIVGVDQKVDSFWLRITDNYNQYRGQSREKLQGQLKSRWHRINGLVQKFVGCYKQAVREKKSGASEKDILVNAHAFFEQDEGAPFNLEYAWRLLKDEPKWMGASIENSSKRTKNFVSGAYTTSPNSETPSSYEFNSSSPMERPMGQKAAKRKGKAKKNANATEPPSSVISDTMNKRMEVMENLARLKEEENKLVKEKMEFEAMQFIMSDTSKMNDSQREFHEKRCNNLKEKYGW